The following nucleotide sequence is from Oscillatoria salina IIICB1.
GTTATAGTTTAGCTCGCGCGATCGTTCCCGTGGGAGAAACATCTCAACCCCATTCACTGACAACTTCCGAAGTTTATTATATCCTCACAGGAAAAGGGGAAATGCACATCGACGGCGAAACGGAATTTGTCGAACCTGGGGATGCAATTTATATTCCCCCAAATGCAAAGCAGTTTATTCACAATTGTGGAGACGAACCGCTTATCTTTATTTGTATTGTCGATCCAGCTTGGCGCCAAGAAGACGAAACTGTCTATGAATGATAAATTAACTACAACAAAAATCGGAAAAAAAAGGATTATATTTGTAGAAGTAAAATAACCTTACCCCGAAAGGTCAGTAAAACCATCACTCTCTGGCAGCCTTTTTTGCTTAATTATTAATGCTGCTTATTAATGCGTTTATAATTTCTTTTCTTTTTCTCGGAAGTACCGAAGTGCTTCTCTACAACTCAAAGTTTTCTTCAGTCAGCTTTGTCAACTCAAGCAAAGCTATACTGCCATTGGAATTTCCCAGCCAGCTTTTTGAACCGACATTTTACGAACCTTCTTGTCAAGAGTTACCTCTCGGCTTTGGCATTCCCGGTTTTCCTCCTGGCGTAGAAAAAAGTCAAGTCGAACAAATGTTTGGCGTTCCCGCAAAAGTTCTTTCCGGGTATTGGCCCAACACGATCGCGGTAATCTATTATTTAGTACCCGATCGCGTCAGTCTCGGTTTTCTCTTCGACAAGGATACCCAAGTTTTGCGGCAAACAGAAGCATCTTTTGCTACTTCTGTCCAGTTGAAGACGGTCTTAAAAACGTTAGATAATATGTTGGGTTGTAACCTCAATAAGGAGATCGAGGCAGGATTGCAACAAGTTTGGCTGCGTCAGGAAAATAGCTACTCGTTTACCCTCAACAAATTAGAAGGAACAATCGAACGAGACGATAGCGATCGCATTTACATCGGCATTTGGCAGGAGGATCTCCATTAATTAGCTTTCTCCGTAAATTAATTTAAGCGATCGCCAGATTCAATCTCAAACCAATGAATTTTTTTACTCGGTAAAGCTAGTTTAATTTGTTCTCCGCCCCAATCGCAATCCGCAGGTAAAATCGCCCGTATTGTCTTATCAGTTGAACCATCAACTCGCACGCTTAATAACTTCTCCTTCCCAAAATCTTCCACTAAAAATATTTCCCCTGCAATTATCTGTTCGTCTTCTGCTTCGGCAATACGCACATCTTCGGGACGAATACCTAAAACCACTTGTGAAGGAGAAGGAGAAAAATTAGGCAGAGGAATTCGATAATCGCCTAAAATAGCGCAATCTTTTTGACAATTAAGCGTAAGTAAATTCATTTGCGGACTACCCACAAAACCCGCCACAAATTGATTAGCTGGATAAGTATAAATCTGACTAGGCGAATCAAGTTGTTGCAGCAAACCATCATACAAAACCGCTATTTTACTCGATAAAGTCATCGCCTCAGTTTGGTCGTGAGTAACATAAACTACTGGCTTTTTTTGTGAGTTAAATAACTGTTTTAATTCAGCCCGTACTTGTTCCCGCAACAAAGCATCTAAATTACTTAAAGGTTCGTCGAGTAAAAATACATCTGGTTCCCTGACTAAAGCCCGCGCGAGGGCAACTCTTTGGCGTTGTCCCCCTGACAATTGGCGTGGTTTCCGATTTAATAAAGGAGATAATCCTAAAGTATTAGCCACATTACTAACTCGCAGTTTAATCTCTTCTTTCGGTATTTTACGCAACCTCAGCGACGTAGAAATATTTTCTGCTACCGTCATGTGAGGATAAAGCGCGTAAC
It contains:
- a CDS encoding ABC transporter ATP-binding protein; amino-acid sequence: MAKLELQNLRKQFAPNVIPVKDISINVEKGEFLTLLGPSGCGKSTLLRLIAGLEQPTQGNVVIGGTNVNSVAPGDRNIAMVFQSYALYPHMTVAENISTSLRLRKIPKEEIKLRVSNVANTLGLSPLLNRKPRQLSGGQRQRVALARALVREPDVFLLDEPLSNLDALLREQVRAELKQLFNSQKKPVVYVTHDQTEAMTLSSKIAVLYDGLLQQLDSPSQIYTYPANQFVAGFVGSPQMNLLTLNCQKDCAILGDYRIPLPNFSPSPSQVVLGIRPEDVRIAEAEDEQIIAGEIFLVEDFGKEKLLSVRVDGSTDKTIRAILPADCDWGGEQIKLALPSKKIHWFEIESGDRLN
- a CDS encoding cupin domain-containing protein — protein: YSLARAIVPVGETSQPHSLTTSEVYYILTGKGEMHIDGETEFVEPGDAIYIPPNAKQFIHNCGDEPLIFICIVDPAWRQEDETVYE